GTGGACACGGCCAGCCTGGACATGGGCGACCCGGAGTACAACAGGGAGGTGGCGAAGAAGGAGTGGTTCAACTCCGCGCAGTTCCCGAAAGCGACGTTCGTGTCGTCGTCCATCAAGAGCGCCGGCGCGGGCAAGCTGACGATCGCGGGCAAGCTGTCCATCAAGGGCAAGACCGCCGACGTCGCGTTCCCTGTCACCGTCAAGACCGAAGGCGGCAAGCAGGTGTTCGACGGCGCACTGCCGATCAAGCGCCTGGCCTTCAACATCGGTGAAGGCGAATGGCAGGACACGGGCATGGTGGCCGACGAGGTCACCATCAAGTTCCACGTCGTGACCCAATAACGGAGACCCCATGAAAACCACGCTGCTGCTTGCCCTGCTGGCCCTGGCCGGCGCCGCCAACGCCACCACCTACAATATCGATCCGCACCACACCTACCCCAGCTTCGAGGCCGACCACAAGGGCATGTCCCTGTGGCGCGGCAAGTTCAACAATACCAGCGGCACCGTTACGATGGACCGCGCCGCCAGGACGGGCAGCATGGAGATCGTCATCGACACGGCGTCGATCGACTTCGGCCACGACAAGATGAACGCGCATGCGATGGCGGACGATATCTTCAACGTCGCCAAGTTCCCGACCGCGACCTTCAAGGGCAAGTCGTTCAAGTTCGACGGCGACAAGCTGGTGGCCGTCGATGGCGAACTGACCCTGCTGGGCGTGACGAAACCCCTGCAGCTGCAGGTCAACCGCTTCAAATGCGTGCAGGACGCGCGCCTGAAGCGGGAAGTGTGCGGCGCCGACGCCAGCGCGGAGTTCAAGCGCACCGACTTCGGCATGAACTTCGGCATCCCGGCGTTTGCCCCCGAAGTCAAGCTGGCCATCCAGGTCGAGGCGATCGCGGCGCAGTAGTCCTCGCCGCACTGGCAAGACCCGAGGGGACAGGCACCGATCGTCGAAGGCTCGACGATCGGTGCCTGTCCCCGGTGTTTTGCTAGCGTCATCTTCGGTTGACGAACTCCGCATCGTCAACTAAGATTGACGCATGCTCGAACTCCATTCCCTCCCCCATCCCGACGACCCGGCCGAGGCCCTGGCCGCCGTGGTCGCATTGCGCCTGGCCGCCGACAAGCTCG
This is a stretch of genomic DNA from Pseudoduganella chitinolytica. It encodes these proteins:
- a CDS encoding YceI family protein; its protein translation is MKTTLLLALLALAGAANATTYNIDPHHTYPSFEADHKGMSLWRGKFNNTSGTVTMDRAARTGSMEIVIDTASIDFGHDKMNAHAMADDIFNVAKFPTATFKGKSFKFDGDKLVAVDGELTLLGVTKPLQLQVNRFKCVQDARLKREVCGADASAEFKRTDFGMNFGIPAFAPEVKLAIQVEAIAAQ
- a CDS encoding YceI family protein, with the translated sequence MKITQRVVLAALLGVTLAAGAAVLKTDPAKTSVSAVFKQMNVPVESKFTKYRVTIDYNAQAIDTSKATVEVDTASLDMGDPEYNREVAKKEWFNSAQFPKATFVSSSIKSAGAGKLTIAGKLSIKGKTADVAFPVTVKTEGGKQVFDGALPIKRLAFNIGEGEWQDTGMVADEVTIKFHVVTQ